The proteins below are encoded in one region of Herpetosiphon gulosus:
- the cutA gene encoding divalent-cation tolerance protein CutA, whose protein sequence is MSDTAHVVLISTSNADEARTLARALVTERLAASVNILPQISSIYHWDGVLKEESEILLIVRTRADALGSLIERVEQLHSYSLPEIIALPIVDGSQRFLNWILSEVMTNEDA, encoded by the coding sequence ATGTCGGATACAGCCCATGTTGTTTTGATCAGCACCAGTAATGCTGATGAGGCCCGCACGTTGGCCCGCGCCTTGGTTACTGAACGGCTGGCCGCCAGTGTCAATATTTTGCCCCAAATAAGCTCGATTTATCATTGGGATGGAGTGCTCAAGGAAGAGTCGGAAATCTTGTTGATTGTGCGAACTAGGGCCGATGCCTTGGGCAGTTTGATCGAGCGCGTCGAACAATTGCACTCCTATTCGCTGCCCGAAATTATTGCCTTGCCAATTGTTGATGGCTCGCAACGCTTTCTAAACTGGATTTTGAGCGAAGTCATGACCAATGAGGATGCCTA